From Nicotiana tabacum cultivar K326 chromosome 15, ASM71507v2, whole genome shotgun sequence, the proteins below share one genomic window:
- the LOC142169845 gene encoding uncharacterized protein LOC142169845 has protein sequence MQAWRAKEKALEFFRGHLADSYSRLPSYLYILEKTYSESVVKLQKTEDNCFLPVVVVDGTFLKSAYWGIMLTASTMDATGSILPLAYAIVDLENDVSWRLFFEQFKHAYGEKPNMCVVSDRNESILKATSTVILMVSGTCYSEQNMDDDLKHCRVIECGNQRCKKVACSRTIKYMRTLLERWTNEKLLNIKGYIHIPWDKIQQRVGGQQTLSQKMRVRDSTNYIHTVIDGVKRFIVCLRNKRCSCGQFQLDELPCVHALAALRHRNKSYENYCSPYYMRESLLQTYEIPIDSLPDESKWNVL, from the exons ATGCAAGcttggagagcaaaggaaaaggctTTGGAATTTTTTAGAGGTCATCTTGCTGATTCCTACAGCCGATTGCCGAGTTATTTGTATATTCTAGAGAAGACTTATTCGGAGTCGGTAGTGAAATTGCAGAAGACTGAAGATAATTGTTTCTT GCCAGTTGTAGTAGTTGATGGCACCTTCTTGAAGTCGGCATATTGGGGAATCATGTTAACAGCTAGCACAATGGATGCAACAG GTAGCATATTACCACTAGCATACGCCATTGTTGATTTAGAAAATGACGTATCATGGAGGTTGTTTTTTGAGCAATTCAAACATGCATACGGAGAAAAACcaaatatgtgtgttgtttcagACCGGAATGAGAGTATCTTGAAGGCAACATCTACTGTTATACTG ATGGTCTCGGGTACATGCTACAGTGAACAGAACATGGACGATGACCTCAAACATTGCAGAGTCATTGAATGCGGTAACCAAAGATGCAAGAAAGTTGCTTGTAGTAGAACTATTAAGTACATGAGGACTCTTCTTGAACGTTGGACTAATGAAAAGTTATTGAATATAAAAGGGTACATTCACATACCTTGggacaaaatacaacaaagagttgGAGGACAACAAACATTATCACAGAAGATGAGA GTGAGGGATTCAACAAATTACATCCATACTGTGATAGATGGTGTGAAACGTTTCATTGTTTGCCTTCGAAACAAGAGATGTAGTTGTGGACAATTCCAGCTTGATGAACTTCCTTGTGTACATGCTTTGGCGGCTTTGAGGCACAGGAACAAGTCTTATGAAAACTATTGTTCTCCTTATTACATGAGGGAGAGCCTTCTGCAGACTTATGAAATACCAATAGACTCGCTGCCCGACGAAAGCAAATGGAATGTGCTATAG